One Gelria sp. Kuro-4 DNA segment encodes these proteins:
- the rbfA gene encoding 30S ribosome-binding factor RbfA, with the protein MGKLREAKLEEAFRQEISALIQREVKDPRIGFVSVTDVDVSGDLRHVTVYVSVLGSAEEKKATLAGLERATGFIRSELGRRIRLRYTPEIVFCLDESIARGVELTNLITRIQKEEGAGQGAAAEDGGGQKADRREQ; encoded by the coding sequence TTGGGAAAGCTGCGGGAGGCGAAGCTTGAGGAGGCATTCCGCCAAGAGATCAGCGCGCTCATTCAGCGCGAGGTGAAGGATCCGCGCATCGGCTTTGTGTCGGTCACGGATGTTGACGTTTCGGGCGATCTAAGACACGTGACCGTGTACGTGAGCGTTCTCGGCAGCGCCGAGGAGAAAAAGGCAACCCTGGCCGGCCTCGAGCGGGCAACCGGATTTATCCGCTCGGAGCTGGGGCGGCGGATCCGCCTGCGCTATACGCCGGAGATAGTTTTTTGCCTGGATGAATCCATCGCCCGCGGGGTAGAGCTTACAAACCTGATTACCCGTATCCAAAAGGAGGAAGGGGCCGGACAGGGTGCAGCAGCCGAAGACGGCGGCGGTCAAAAGGCTGATCGCCGAGAGCAGTGA
- a CDS encoding bifunctional oligoribonuclease/PAP phosphatase NrnA: MQQPKTAAVKRLIAESSEVVLLCHIDPDGDAVGSLLGLGLALLAGGHRVTMISPDGVPHNYAFLPGADRVEKAAAAGGDPVVLVLDCGDLERLGPLKEWAAHQGKLVNIDHHPTNQGFGRYNLVDPGAAATAELVLALIEEMALPLTPQVANCLYTGLHTDTGGFRYENTSARAHRAAERLLAAGAKPWEIAENVYNTKPLAQVLLLREALARLEMDESGRIAWMSLPRSVFAACGTNDTGGLIDYPRMIAGVEVALLFKEAEDGTVRVGLRSRRVDVSRLALRFGGGGHARAAGCSVAGPLAHAERVVLAAARQALEEEAGNA, from the coding sequence GTGCAGCAGCCGAAGACGGCGGCGGTCAAAAGGCTGATCGCCGAGAGCAGTGAGGTAGTGCTTCTTTGCCATATCGACCCTGACGGTGACGCCGTCGGGTCCTTGCTGGGGCTTGGATTGGCGCTTCTGGCCGGCGGGCACCGGGTGACGATGATAAGCCCGGACGGCGTACCGCACAACTACGCCTTCCTTCCGGGAGCGGACAGGGTGGAAAAGGCGGCAGCGGCGGGCGGCGACCCGGTCGTCCTGGTACTGGATTGCGGCGACCTGGAGCGCCTGGGGCCGCTCAAGGAGTGGGCGGCTCACCAAGGGAAACTCGTCAACATCGACCACCATCCCACCAACCAGGGCTTTGGCCGCTATAACCTGGTCGATCCGGGCGCGGCGGCGACAGCGGAGTTGGTTCTCGCCTTGATCGAAGAAATGGCCCTGCCGCTTACACCCCAGGTGGCGAACTGCCTTTATACCGGCCTTCATACCGATACCGGCGGCTTTCGCTACGAGAACACCAGCGCGCGCGCCCACCGGGCGGCGGAACGCCTGCTGGCGGCGGGGGCCAAGCCCTGGGAGATCGCAGAGAACGTCTATAACACCAAGCCGCTGGCGCAGGTCCTGCTTTTGCGCGAGGCTTTGGCCCGGCTTGAAATGGACGAGAGCGGTCGCATCGCCTGGATGAGTTTACCCCGGTCTGTTTTTGCCGCCTGCGGCACCAACGATACCGGTGGCCTGATCGATTATCCGCGGATGATCGCCGGGGTGGAGGTGGCGCTGCTTTTTAAAGAAGCAGAAGACGGTACCGTGCGCGTAGGCCTCCGCTCGCGGCGGGTTGACGTGAGCCGGCTGGCCCTGCGCTTCGGCGGCGGGGGACATGCCCGCGCGGCAGGCTGCAGCGTGGCCGGGCCGCTGGCGCACGCCGAGCGGGTAGTCCTGGCGGCCGCCCGGCAGGCCTTGGAGGAGGAGGCCGGGAATGCTTAG
- the truB gene encoding tRNA pseudouridine(55) synthase TruB: MLSGFINILKPPGLTSHAVVARVRRLLGERRVGHAGTLDPAASGVLVVAVGRATRLIAHLEGSKTYRGEITFGIGTTTLDAEGEITRAVPCSVAAAQLREVLPRFRGTIDQVPPMVSAVHHQGRRLYELARSGVEVERQPRRVHITRLELISFYPDPLHPRALIECTCSAGTYVRALAADIGRALGTEAHLSFLLRTRSGSFALDSSLTLAELEAAVGRGVERTWLCPPESGLGHLAAVTLPEEESERFRHGNAVFHPSSGGPALGQALVVYGPGRSFLGVGRLEHREEALWLQPDVVFPKEC; encoded by the coding sequence ATGCTTAGCGGGTTCATCAACATCCTCAAACCGCCCGGCCTGACGTCCCATGCGGTGGTGGCGAGGGTACGGCGGCTCCTCGGTGAGCGCCGGGTAGGACATGCAGGCACCCTGGATCCTGCGGCCAGCGGCGTCCTGGTGGTGGCTGTGGGCCGGGCCACCCGGCTCATCGCTCACCTGGAGGGCAGCAAGACTTATCGGGGCGAGATAACCTTTGGCATCGGCACCACGACCCTGGATGCCGAGGGCGAAATAACGCGTGCGGTTCCCTGTTCGGTCGCTGCGGCCCAGCTCCGGGAGGTACTACCACGCTTTCGCGGTACCATCGACCAGGTGCCGCCCATGGTTTCGGCCGTGCACCACCAGGGGCGGCGGCTGTACGAGCTCGCCCGCTCCGGTGTGGAGGTGGAGCGTCAGCCCCGGCGGGTACATATTACGCGCCTTGAGCTCATTTCTTTCTACCCCGACCCGCTGCACCCGCGGGCGCTCATTGAATGCACCTGTTCGGCCGGCACGTATGTGCGGGCCTTGGCCGCGGACATCGGCCGGGCGCTGGGAACGGAAGCCCATCTTTCCTTCCTGTTGCGTACCAGGAGCGGGTCTTTCGCTTTGGACTCCAGCCTTACCTTGGCCGAACTCGAAGCGGCCGTCGGCAGGGGAGTAGAGCGCACATGGCTCTGCCCCCCGGAAAGCGGGCTGGGGCACCTGGCAGCGGTGACGCTGCCGGAGGAAGAAAGCGAGCGCTTCCGGCACGGCAATGCCGTCTTCCACCCAAGCTCCGGTGGCCCGGCTCTGGGGCAGGCCTTGGTTGTGTACGGGCCGGGTCGAAGCTTTCTGGGCGTGGGGCGCCTGGAGCACAGGGAAGAGGCCCTTTGGCTCCAACCGGATGTGGTTTTCCCTAAGGAGTGTTGA
- a CDS encoding bifunctional riboflavin kinase/FAD synthetase, with protein sequence MDIIRGLENWVSREPAGSVALGFFDGVHRGHQQIIATSVQAAKERGLKSVVLTFEPHPLAVLEPEAAPPLLTPFAEKARLIRQLGVDTLLVLPFTPALAALEAALFAREVLAGRLAARHVTVGYNYSFGRGGEGTPAALTAWGRQLGFAVTVVPPVLVAGEAVSSSALRLLIARGDMEKATSFLGRPPAISGRVVTGARRGRGLGFPTANVELKKELVLPRRGVYAVRTWYRRRSFPGVANIGQVPTFGGSRLQLEVHFFDFHGNLYGKRLRVEFISFLRPERTFPSAAELKAQIEADARCARELLSRLAAGKSSPAFVYNDGGL encoded by the coding sequence TTGGACATCATACGGGGACTGGAAAACTGGGTGAGCAGGGAGCCGGCGGGGAGTGTGGCCCTGGGCTTTTTCGACGGCGTGCACCGGGGCCACCAGCAGATCATTGCAACTTCGGTGCAGGCCGCTAAGGAGCGGGGTTTAAAGAGCGTGGTCCTGACGTTTGAACCCCACCCGCTGGCGGTGCTTGAACCGGAGGCTGCACCGCCTCTTCTTACCCCCTTTGCGGAAAAGGCGCGCCTCATCCGGCAGCTGGGGGTGGATACGCTTTTGGTCCTGCCTTTTACGCCGGCGCTGGCGGCTCTTGAGGCGGCGCTGTTTGCGCGTGAGGTGCTGGCGGGGCGCCTGGCGGCGCGGCATGTTACCGTGGGCTACAACTACAGCTTCGGGCGGGGGGGAGAAGGTACGCCGGCGGCTTTGACGGCCTGGGGCCGCCAGCTCGGGTTTGCGGTGACTGTGGTGCCGCCGGTCCTCGTTGCCGGCGAGGCTGTTTCCAGCAGCGCCCTGCGGCTTCTCATCGCCCGGGGAGACATGGAGAAGGCGACTTCCTTCCTGGGACGGCCGCCCGCCATCAGCGGCCGTGTGGTGACTGGGGCCCGGCGGGGAAGAGGGCTGGGTTTTCCTACGGCCAACGTGGAGCTGAAAAAGGAACTGGTGCTGCCGCGCCGGGGCGTGTATGCCGTGCGCACCTGGTACCGCCGCCGCTCTTTCCCCGGCGTGGCCAACATCGGGCAGGTACCAACCTTCGGGGGCAGCCGGCTGCAGCTGGAGGTGCACTTTTTCGATTTCCACGGGAACCTCTATGGAAAACGCCTGCGCGTGGAGTTCATTTCGTTTCTCCGGCCGGAACGGACCTTTCCTTCGGCCGCAGAGTTAAAAGCGCAGATCGAGGCCGATGCCCGGTGCGCACGGGAGCTTCTCAGCCGCCTGGCGGCGGGGAAAAGTTCGCCCGCCTTTGTTTACAACGACGGGGGTTTATGA
- the rpsO gene encoding 30S ribosomal protein S15 yields the protein MALSSEKKQDIIEKFKLHEQDTGSPEVQIAILTERINYLTEHLKEHKKDHHSRRGLLKMVGRRRGLLNYLKERDIERYRNLVDKLGLRH from the coding sequence GTGGCATTATCCAGCGAGAAGAAACAGGACATTATCGAGAAGTTCAAGCTCCATGAGCAGGACACGGGCTCGCCGGAGGTTCAAATCGCCATCCTGACCGAGCGCATCAATTACCTGACGGAGCACCTGAAGGAACACAAGAAGGACCATCACTCCCGGCGGGGACTGCTCAAGATGGTGGGCCGGCGGCGTGGCTTGCTCAACTACCTCAAGGAAAGGGACATTGAAAGGTACCGTAACCTGGTGGATAAGCTGGGCTTAAGGCACTAA
- a CDS encoding polyribonucleotide nucleotidyltransferase, producing MPEVFQTTLAGRPLSVEIGHVAKQADGAALVRYGDTVVLVTACCSDAPREGIDFFPLTVDYEERLYAVGKIPGGFIKREGRPSEKAILSARLIDRPIRPLFPKGFRNDVQVIALVLSVDQNNSPQIAAMLGTSVALSISDIPFDGPIAGVVVGLVGDELVLNPTIAEQETSRLHLTVAGKKDAVMMVEAGADEVEEETMLRAIAFGHEAIKELVAFQEEIVAKVGKEKRQALLYRVDPEVEAKVREYAEPKLLEALATPEKLQREEALDKVEEDAVLSFLEEFPEKEKDIREVVHQLTKELVRRMILERHVRPDGRSLEEIRPISVEVGLLPRVHGSGLFTRGQTQVLTSLTLGAVSDEQILDGLGVEESKRFMHHYNFPPFSTGETRPMRAPGRREVGHGALAERALEPMIPAESEFPYTIRLVSEVLESNGSTSMASVCGSTLALMDGGVPIKAPVAGVAMGLIKEGDNFAVLTDIQGLEDAMGDMDFKVAGTAAGINALQMDIKVHGITIDILRQALEQARRGRLFILDKMLSVIDRPRPELSPYAPRMLTMEIDPDKIRDVIGPGGKTIRKIIEETGVQIDIEDDGRVFITAVDENAAHRAQEKIKALTRDVVVGEIYVGRVTRLMNFGAFVEILPGKEGLVHISQLARERVARVEDVVHVGDEVVVKVTEIDRQGRINLSRKEALKAEGKKDKAGSR from the coding sequence TTGCCGGAGGTTTTCCAAACCACGCTGGCCGGCCGGCCGCTCAGCGTGGAGATTGGTCACGTGGCCAAGCAGGCCGATGGCGCAGCGCTGGTGCGTTACGGCGACACCGTGGTGCTCGTTACGGCCTGCTGCTCGGATGCGCCCCGGGAAGGCATCGACTTTTTCCCCTTGACGGTGGATTATGAGGAACGGCTTTACGCTGTGGGCAAGATTCCGGGTGGTTTCATCAAGAGGGAGGGGCGGCCCAGCGAAAAAGCGATCCTTTCCGCCCGCCTCATCGACCGGCCGATTCGTCCCTTGTTCCCCAAGGGATTCCGCAATGATGTCCAGGTCATCGCGCTGGTTCTTTCGGTAGACCAGAATAACTCGCCGCAAATTGCTGCCATGCTGGGCACCTCGGTGGCGCTTTCCATCTCCGACATCCCCTTCGACGGTCCCATCGCCGGGGTGGTGGTGGGCCTGGTGGGGGACGAGCTGGTGCTGAATCCCACCATTGCTGAGCAGGAAACCAGCCGCCTGCATCTGACGGTGGCCGGTAAGAAGGACGCGGTCATGATGGTGGAGGCCGGCGCAGACGAGGTTGAGGAGGAGACTATGCTCCGGGCCATCGCCTTCGGGCACGAGGCCATCAAGGAACTGGTCGCCTTCCAGGAAGAGATTGTTGCCAAGGTGGGAAAGGAGAAACGCCAGGCGCTTCTTTACCGGGTGGATCCGGAGGTCGAAGCCAAGGTCCGGGAGTATGCGGAACCGAAGCTCCTGGAAGCGCTGGCCACCCCGGAAAAGCTGCAGCGGGAAGAAGCGCTGGATAAGGTGGAAGAGGATGCGGTGCTGAGCTTCCTGGAGGAGTTCCCCGAGAAGGAAAAGGACATCCGCGAGGTGGTGCACCAGCTGACGAAGGAACTGGTGCGCAGGATGATCCTTGAGCGGCACGTGCGTCCCGATGGTCGCTCCCTGGAGGAAATCCGTCCCATCAGCGTGGAGGTGGGCCTGCTGCCGCGCGTCCACGGTTCGGGGCTCTTTACCCGCGGCCAGACCCAAGTGCTGACCAGCTTGACGCTGGGGGCCGTCAGCGATGAGCAGATTCTCGACGGCCTGGGGGTGGAAGAATCCAAACGCTTTATGCATCATTATAACTTCCCGCCCTTTAGCACGGGTGAAACACGGCCCATGCGCGCTCCGGGGCGCCGTGAAGTAGGGCATGGCGCCTTGGCCGAGCGTGCTCTGGAGCCCATGATACCCGCCGAGAGCGAGTTCCCCTACACCATCCGCCTGGTTTCGGAGGTGCTGGAGTCCAACGGTTCTACCTCGATGGCCAGCGTGTGCGGCAGCACTCTGGCTTTGATGGACGGCGGGGTGCCGATTAAGGCACCGGTGGCCGGGGTGGCCATGGGCCTCATCAAAGAGGGCGACAATTTCGCCGTGCTCACCGACATCCAGGGCCTGGAAGACGCCATGGGCGATATGGACTTCAAGGTGGCGGGAACGGCTGCCGGGATCAACGCGCTGCAGATGGACATCAAGGTCCACGGCATCACCATCGACATCCTGCGGCAGGCGCTGGAGCAGGCACGGCGCGGACGCCTGTTCATCCTGGACAAGATGCTCAGCGTGATTGACCGGCCGCGTCCCGAGCTTTCGCCCTACGCGCCCCGCATGCTCACCATGGAGATCGACCCCGACAAGATCCGGGACGTTATCGGCCCGGGCGGCAAGACCATCCGCAAGATCATCGAGGAGACGGGCGTACAGATCGATATCGAGGACGACGGACGTGTCTTTATTACCGCGGTGGATGAGAACGCCGCTCACCGGGCGCAGGAGAAGATCAAGGCCCTCACGCGCGATGTGGTAGTGGGTGAGATCTACGTCGGTCGCGTTACCCGCCTGATGAACTTCGGGGCCTTTGTCGAGATCCTTCCAGGCAAGGAAGGGCTGGTGCACATTTCCCAGCTGGCGCGGGAGCGGGTGGCGCGGGTGGAGGATGTCGTCCACGTTGGCGACGAAGTGGTGGTCAAGGTGACCGAGATTGACCGCCAGGGCAGGATAAACCTCTCGCGCAAGGAAGCCCTCAAGGCGGAAGGGAAAAAGGACAAGGCAGGTTCCCGCTGA
- a CDS encoding pitrilysin family protein: MYNKSTLPGGIRVITEEIPGLSSVSVGLWVNVGSKYESEAEAGVSHLIEHLLFKGTGRRTAREIAEAIDSVGGQLNAFTSKEYTCYYAKVLGEHLPLALDVLADMFLEPLFAPADIVREKQVVLEEIRMYEDSPDELVHDLLTEVTWPGHPLGRPTLGTKKSLSGLTPEVIRSFYEEHYTPADLVITAAGRLKHAEVAELCRRHFAGFSRPNVPSTQRTPLFQPGRRVFTRNTEQVHVCLGAPGVAAEDESNYVVEVTNSILGGGLSSRLFQHIREEKGLAYSVYSYHTAYQGVGLFTVYMGLSAANLRAGLAMAGEELQKLLQEGVPEEDVQRARQQVLGSFLLSLENSTNRMIRLGKQELSLGRYIPVDEVETKLRSVTAQDVKCLAARAFNAEQLTTVILGPVDGGELD, from the coding sequence TTGTATAATAAGAGCACTTTGCCCGGGGGCATCCGCGTTATCACCGAAGAGATCCCCGGCCTTTCTTCGGTGAGCGTAGGGCTCTGGGTTAATGTGGGTTCCAAGTACGAAAGCGAGGCCGAGGCCGGGGTTTCCCATCTTATTGAACACCTGCTCTTCAAGGGAACCGGCAGGCGCACGGCGCGCGAAATTGCAGAAGCCATCGATTCCGTCGGCGGTCAGCTGAATGCCTTCACCTCGAAGGAGTACACCTGCTACTATGCCAAGGTGCTGGGTGAACACCTGCCCCTGGCGCTGGATGTTCTGGCCGACATGTTCCTGGAGCCGCTGTTTGCGCCCGCGGACATCGTCCGGGAAAAGCAGGTTGTCCTAGAGGAGATCCGCATGTATGAGGACTCCCCCGACGAACTGGTGCACGACCTCTTGACGGAGGTGACCTGGCCGGGCCACCCGCTGGGACGCCCTACCCTGGGAACGAAGAAGAGCTTGAGCGGTCTTACACCGGAGGTGATCAGGTCCTTTTATGAAGAGCACTACACGCCAGCCGACCTGGTGATTACGGCGGCCGGGCGCCTGAAGCACGCCGAGGTGGCGGAGCTCTGCCGCCGGCACTTTGCCGGCTTCAGCCGCCCGAACGTGCCTTCTACCCAACGGACACCCCTTTTTCAGCCGGGACGGCGGGTGTTCACCCGCAACACGGAACAGGTCCATGTCTGCCTGGGTGCTCCGGGCGTGGCGGCGGAAGACGAAAGCAACTACGTGGTGGAGGTTACCAACAGCATCCTCGGCGGCGGGTTATCCTCCCGCTTGTTCCAGCACATCCGCGAGGAGAAGGGCCTGGCTTACTCGGTGTATTCTTACCACACCGCCTACCAGGGGGTAGGCCTGTTTACGGTCTACATGGGGCTGAGCGCCGCGAACCTGCGCGCGGGTCTGGCGATGGCCGGCGAGGAGCTGCAAAAGCTGCTGCAGGAGGGGGTACCGGAGGAAGACGTCCAGCGCGCCCGGCAGCAGGTCCTGGGAAGCTTTCTTCTCAGCCTGGAGAACAGCACCAACCGTATGATCCGCCTGGGCAAGCAGGAGCTGAGCTTGGGCCGGTACATCCCGGTGGACGAAGTAGAAACGAAGCTGAGGAGCGTCACCGCGCAGGACGTCAAGTGCCTGGCGGCCCGGGCCTTTAACGCCGAGCAACTGACGACGGTTATCTTGGGGCCGGTGGACGGCGGTGAGTTGGACTGA
- the dut gene encoding dUTP diphosphatase, whose amino-acid sequence MERVPVVRLPHGAGLPLPQYMSPGAAGADLYAALAAPLTIPPGGRALVPTGLALALPPGWEAQVRPRSGLAWRHGVTVLNSPGTIDSDYRGEVQVILVNLGTEPFVVRRGERIAQLVVSPAVQVCFAEVEELPPTERGAGGFGHTGR is encoded by the coding sequence ATGGAGAGGGTCCCGGTGGTGCGCCTGCCCCACGGTGCCGGCCTGCCGCTGCCGCAGTACATGAGCCCGGGGGCGGCGGGAGCGGACCTTTATGCCGCCCTGGCTGCGCCGCTGACCATCCCGCCGGGCGGTCGCGCCTTGGTCCCCACCGGCCTGGCCTTGGCGCTGCCGCCGGGCTGGGAGGCCCAGGTGCGCCCGCGCAGCGGTCTGGCCTGGCGGCATGGCGTTACCGTGCTCAACAGCCCCGGCACCATCGACAGCGACTACCGCGGCGAGGTGCAGGTGATTCTGGTCAATCTGGGGACGGAGCCGTTCGTCGTCCGGCGCGGTGAGCGCATCGCCCAGCTGGTGGTGAGCCCGGCCGTGCAGGTTTGCTTCGCTGAGGTGGAGGAACTGCCGCCCACCGAGCGCGGAGCGGGCGGCTTCGGCCATACCGGGCGTTAG
- a CDS encoding YlmC/YmxH family sporulation protein yields the protein MRLRDLEDKELINLQDGRRIGYFGDADLVFNGETGEIVGLEVNGKGKFFQLFSEKRVSLVPWRAIKKIGKEVVILDAGAETDIDTFRDL from the coding sequence ATGCGGCTTCGCGATCTGGAGGACAAAGAGCTGATTAACCTGCAGGACGGGCGGCGCATCGGTTATTTTGGTGACGCCGACCTGGTCTTTAACGGTGAAACAGGGGAGATCGTCGGCCTCGAGGTAAACGGCAAGGGGAAGTTCTTCCAGCTGTTCAGCGAAAAGCGGGTTTCCCTGGTTCCCTGGCGGGCAATAAAGAAGATCGGAAAAGAGGTGGTTATCCTCGATGCGGGGGCAGAAACGGATATTGACACCTTCCGGGATTTATAG
- the dapB gene encoding 4-hydroxy-tetrahydrodipicolinate reductase, producing the protein MGIRVLVSGANGRMGREVVKGILADPELELVGAVGRQSGIGQDIGVLAGREPLGLALEPDLGEAIARSGAEVVVDFTRPAVVKENLETIAKQRAHAVIGTTGITEADIPAIAALYREHGVSAVIAPNFAVGAVLLLKFAAQAARFFPQVEIIETHHDQKLDAPSGTAIKYAEAIARAAGGCTPAPTKVEKVAGVRGGELKGIKIHSLRLPGFVAHHTIIFGGLGQSLTLKHDSISRESFIPGVILAVKRVPRLNGVVYGLENLLEL; encoded by the coding sequence GTGGGGATCCGTGTGCTCGTTTCTGGGGCCAACGGCCGCATGGGCCGCGAAGTGGTCAAGGGAATCCTGGCTGACCCGGAGCTGGAGCTCGTGGGGGCAGTAGGCCGTCAGAGCGGGATCGGCCAAGACATCGGTGTGCTTGCCGGCCGCGAGCCCTTGGGTCTGGCGCTGGAGCCCGACTTAGGGGAGGCCATTGCGCGGTCCGGTGCCGAGGTGGTTGTTGATTTTACCCGTCCTGCCGTCGTGAAGGAGAACTTGGAGACGATCGCTAAACAGAGGGCCCACGCCGTTATTGGGACCACAGGGATAACCGAAGCGGACATCCCGGCCATTGCCGCCCTTTACCGGGAGCACGGGGTCAGCGCGGTTATCGCCCCCAATTTCGCCGTGGGCGCTGTTTTGCTGCTCAAATTCGCCGCGCAGGCGGCGCGCTTCTTCCCCCAGGTGGAGATCATTGAGACGCATCACGACCAAAAGCTCGATGCGCCTTCGGGCACCGCCATCAAGTACGCGGAAGCCATTGCCCGTGCAGCGGGCGGCTGCACACCCGCGCCGACCAAGGTGGAGAAGGTGGCGGGCGTGCGCGGGGGCGAGCTTAAGGGCATTAAAATCCATAGCCTGCGCCTGCCGGGCTTTGTCGCCCATCACACCATCATCTTCGGCGGCCTGGGCCAGAGTCTGACCTTAAAGCACGACTCCATCAGCCGGGAGTCCTTCATCCCTGGGGTAATCCTGGCCGTCAAGAGAGTTCCCCGACTGAACGGAGTTGTCTACGGCCTGGAAAACCTGCTGGAGCTTTAG
- a CDS encoding aspartate-semialdehyde dehydrogenase codes for MKEYTVAVVGATGAVGQTMLKVLEERNFPVKKIVPLASARSQGQEVLFRGRAVRVEEARPEVFQGIDLALFSAGKGVSLELAPEAVKRGAVVVDNSNAFRMDQAVPLVVPEVNPEALRGHQGLIANPNCSTIQMVVVLKPLHDRARVRRVVVSTYQAVSGTGLEAIAELEAQSAAVLEGKDVEPSVYPYQIAFNVLPHIDVFDETGYTLEEWKMTRETKKIMGDDSIAVTATTVRVPVFYGHSEAVNVETETKLTPDEARQILAQAPGVVVVDDPAHLKYPLAVQAAGRNEVYVGRIREDFSIARGLNLWIVADNVRKGAAFNAVQIAERLVQDGLV; via the coding sequence ATGAAAGAGTATACTGTTGCTGTGGTTGGGGCCACCGGAGCCGTGGGGCAGACCATGCTGAAGGTGCTGGAGGAACGCAACTTCCCGGTGAAGAAGATCGTCCCGTTGGCCTCGGCCCGTTCCCAGGGGCAAGAGGTGCTATTTCGGGGCCGGGCGGTCAGGGTGGAGGAGGCGCGCCCGGAGGTTTTTCAGGGAATCGATCTGGCGCTTTTCTCCGCCGGCAAGGGTGTCAGCCTGGAACTGGCACCAGAAGCGGTAAAACGGGGCGCGGTGGTGGTGGACAACAGCAATGCCTTCCGCATGGACCAGGCGGTACCCCTGGTGGTGCCGGAGGTTAATCCGGAGGCGCTGCGGGGCCACCAAGGCCTGATCGCCAACCCGAACTGCTCCACCATCCAGATGGTGGTGGTGCTGAAGCCGTTACACGACCGGGCCCGTGTGCGGCGGGTCGTGGTTTCCACCTACCAGGCGGTCTCGGGCACGGGCCTGGAGGCCATTGCCGAGCTTGAGGCGCAAAGTGCCGCGGTGCTGGAAGGGAAGGACGTAGAACCCAGCGTCTACCCCTACCAAATTGCCTTTAATGTTCTGCCGCATATTGATGTTTTTGACGAAACCGGTTATACCCTGGAAGAGTGGAAGATGACCCGCGAAACCAAGAAGATCATGGGCGACGACAGCATCGCCGTTACGGCTACCACCGTACGGGTGCCGGTTTTCTACGGGCATTCGGAAGCCGTCAACGTGGAAACAGAAACGAAGCTCACACCTGACGAAGCCAGGCAGATCCTGGCGCAGGCACCGGGGGTGGTGGTGGTGGATGATCCGGCCCACCTGAAGTACCCCCTGGCCGTGCAGGCCGCGGGCCGTAACGAGGTGTACGTGGGCCGCATCCGCGAGGACTTCAGCATCGCCCGCGGCCTCAACCTGTGGATCGTGGCCGACAATGTCCGTAAAGGCGCTGCCTTCAACGCCGTCCAGATTGCGGAGCGGCTGGTCCAGGACGGCTTGGTGTGA